In a single window of the Antedon mediterranea chromosome 1, ecAntMedi1.1, whole genome shotgun sequence genome:
- the LOC140057740 gene encoding bystin-like encodes MGKSKKGKTKKGAGDPVYQTTSLSEQILENKSVRESQRNKIRKRQDDDETYVDEKLSRKILDQARQQQEELEVDCGITTSRKKTTSLGQSTGSDEEEEFNEEDDEYYEEVVKIDEDDEKALENFMNKSAPATKTLADIIMEKLTEKKTEVASQMSDMTAGVIDLDPRVIEVYKGVGQILSRYRSGKLPKAFKIVPSLQSWEQVLYLTEPERWTAAAMYQATRIFSSNLNAKMAQRFFNLVLLPRVRDDIAEYKRLNFHLYMALKKSLFKPAAFFKGILLPLCECGTCTLREATVVGSIVSKCSIPVLHSSAALLKISEMDYTGANSIFLKLLLDKKYALPYRVIDAVVYHFLRFVNDKRVLPVLWHQSLLTFVQRYKEDISSEQKEALMELLRAHPHETITPEVRRELMHSKCRDAEDMITEA; translated from the exons ATGGGTAAATctaaaaaaggaaaaacaaaaaaaggaGCTGGGGATCCTGTATACCAAACTACCTCATTGTCAGAACAGATTCTTGAAAATAAATCTGTTCGAGAAAGTCAAAGAAATAAGATAAGAAAGCGACAAGATGATGATGAAACG TATGTGGATGAAAAGCTTTCTCGAAAAATCCTTGATCAAGCCAGACAGCAGCAGGAGGAATTAGAGGTTGACTGTGGGATTACAACATCTAG gaaaaaaacaacaagtttgGGGCAATCAACAGGCTCAGATGAAGAAGAGGAGTTTAACGAAGAGGATGATGAATATTATGAAGAGGTGGTT AAAATTGACGAGGATGATGAGAAGGCCTTGGAAAACTTTATGAACAAGTCCGCACCAGCGACAAAGACACTAGCTGATATAATAATGGAAAAACTGACAGAAAAAAAGACGGAGGTAGCATCTCAAATGTCGG ATATGACTGCAGGCGTCATCGACCTGGATCCTAGAGTCATTGAGGTGTACAAAGGTGTTGGTCAGATTCTCAGCCGATATAGAAGTGGTAAACTTCCAAAAGCCTTTAAAATTGTACCAAGTTTACAATCATGGGAACAG GTGTTATACTTGACTGAACCGGAGAGATGGACGGCAGCTGCTATGTACCAAGCTACAAGAATCTTCAGCAGTAACCTAAATGCAAAGATGGCACAACG gttttttaatttagttCTGCTGCCTCGAGTAAGAGATGATATTGCAGAGTACAAGAGACTGAACTTCCATCTATAtatg GCTTTAAAGAAATCTCTATTCAAGCCTGCTGCATTTTTCAAAGGGATTCTGCTACCATTGTGTGAG TGCGGGACGTGTACGCTGAGAGAAGCTACTGTCGTTGGTAGCATTGTAAGCAAGTGTTCTATCCCTGTTTTACATTCAAGCGCTGCTCTGCTTAAAATCTCAGAAATGGACTACACCGGTGCCAACAGTATATTCCTCAAATTATTATTGGATAAAAAATATGCTTTACCGTACCGAGTCATTGATGCCGTTGTTTACCATTTTCTCAG gttTGTGAACGATAAAAGAGTGTTACCCGTTTTATGGCATCAGAGTTTGCTAACCTTTGTTCAACGATACAAAGAGGACATATCAAGCGAACAAAAGGAAGCTCTGATGGAACTTTTGAGGGCACACCCTCACGAAACTATCACGCCAGAAGTTAGGAGAGAATTAATGCACTCAAAATGTAGAGACGCAGAAGACATGATAACAGAGGcataa
- the LOC140057729 gene encoding sphingomyelin phosphodiesterase-like, producing MKTCIFLLILSTYSVVGKPLHFNSYDLSAGKFKSWGLSLKTLDCFACRVAVKEIDDLIKTNATKDDVAKLATDICDLLQIETDRVCEYIVREFEPEIFGVAVGAVISPDELCTRLLGVTCGDPSDPGSPWNVTFPNIPKPTPTPPKPPKAGSPTLRILHLTDLHYDRRYKVGSNAECGEPLCCRDNDGPPAKGVAGAGAWGDYRYCDSPKWLIINLLEHLSSTEKFDAIYMTGDLPAHNVWNQTRDDELEILNEVTDMLLKYFPNTKIFPAIGNHESAPVNSFPPPYVKGKNSIDWLYTAFGKAWIDTAHWLPEDTRATIKQGGYYATEFFPDLLIVSLNMNMCNNQNWWLLINETDPAGELQWLISTLQKAEDKNQKVHILGHIAPGSGDCLKWWSWNYYQIVNRYESTITGQYFGHTHIQSLEVMYDLTNKSRPINVVHMPGSVTTYKHLNPGYRICEMDGHYNGSSYMMLDYNNTILNLTEANLTNKPVWQFAYNPKTEYGMKNLFPEDWNDFVQRMKTDRPLFDRFRKNMFKSHVTGTCDESCRKGQICSLESGRSNDDTFCKDADVDLYKAVTLC from the exons ATGAAAACCTGTATTTTTTTACTGATTTTATCTACGTATTCCGTAGTAGGAAAACCATTACATTTCAACTCATACGATTTATCAGCTGGAAAATTTAAATCATGGGGACTTAGTCTGAAAACTCTGGACTGTTTTGCGTGCAGGGTTGCCGTGAAGGAGATTGATGACCTCATCAAAACAAACGCTACTAAAGACGATGTTGCAAAGTTGGCAACAGATATTTGTGATTTACTTCAAATCGAGACTGATCGCGTTTGCGAGTACATTGTCAGAGAATTTGAG cCTGAAATATTTGGAGTGGCCGTAGGTGCTGTTATTTCACCAGATGAGTTGTGTACGCGGTTGCTGGGAGTGACCTGTGGTGACCCTTCAGATCCTGGTAGTCCTTGGAACGTGACGTTTCCCAATATTCCCAAGCCTACACCAACCCCTCCAAAACCACCAAAG GCTGGCTCTCCTACACTGCGTATTTTACATTTGACAGATCTGCACTATGATCGACGCTATAAGGTGGGGTCAAATGCAGAGTGCGGAGAACCTTTGTGTTGCCGTGACAATGACGGACCACCAG CTAAGGGAGTGGCTGGAGCAGGAGCATGGGGTGATTATCGGTATTGTGACAGCCCTAAGTGGCTCATCATCAACTTGCTTGAGCATCTATCATCCACTGAAAAG tttgaTGCAATTTACATGACAGGGGATCTTCCAGCCCACAATGTTTGGAATCAAACTAGAGACGATGAATTAGAAATCCTCAATGAAGTGACAGACATGCTTCTAAAGTATTTCCCAAATACCAAGATATTCCCAGCTATTGGCAACCATGAAAGTGCCCCAGTTAATAG CTTCCCACCACCATATGTGAAGGGTAAGAATTCTATCGACTGGCTGTATACTGCATTTGGTAAAGCCTGGATTGACACAGCCCATTGGCTTCCTGAAGACACTAGGGCTACAATAAAACA ggGAGGATATTATGCAACAGAATTTTTCCCAGATCTTCTAATTGTTTCTCTAAACATGAATATGTGCAACAACCAAAACTG GTGGTTGTTAATAAATGAGACTGACCCGGCAGGTGAATTGCAATGGTTGATATCAACACTACAGAAGGCTGAAGATAAGAATCAAAAGGTACACATTCTAGGACATATAGCTCCAGGTAGCGGGGATTGCTTGAAATGGTGGAGCTGGAACTATTATCAGATTGTCAACAG ATATGAAAGCACTATTACGGGTCAATACTTTGGACACACTCACATCCAGAGTCTGGAGGTGATGTACGATTTAACAAACAAATCACGACCAATCAATGTTGTGCATATGCCAGGCAGTGTCACCACGTACAAACATCTTAACCCGGGCTACAGGATATGCGAGATGGACGGACACTACAATGGTTCATCCTAT atgATGTTGGACTATAACAACACTATTCTAAACCTCACAGAAGCAAATCTAACAAACAAGCCAGTTTGGCAATTTGCATATAATCCAAAG aCTGAATATGGAATGAAAAACTTGTTTCCAGAAGACTGGAATGATTTCGTCCAAAGAATGAAGACTGACCGTCCTTTATTTGACAGATTTAGAAA AAATATGTTCAAATCACATGTGACAGGTACATGTGACGAATCCTGCAGAAAAGGTCAGATATGTTCACTGGAATCAGGTCGTTCAAATGACGATACATTTTGTAAAGATGCAGACGTTGATTTATATAAAGCAGTCACCTTATGTTAA